The sequence TCATCTCTTTTTGGGCGGAAAAGAGCATCGTCTCATGTGCTTTGGCCAGCGTATCAACATAGAGCACCGTCTTTTCAACCACGCGATCTTTGGCGCTTTGGCGGGCGTTCCAATTTTTATAAAAATCGAGGGCAAAAAAGGGGAGGAAAGAGAAGAAGATAATCAGGGCAATGCGATTCTTGTAGCTGTTCAGCAACAACGAGACATTCATCCGCACGCCCTTTGAAGAAGAGGGGAAGAGAGGAGATTAGACCCTCGCCTCCTCCCTTTTTTGGAGATAGACCCATCTAGCATCGACCTCTTTTTGCCACTGCTCGATGATATGTTCATTCTCTTTTTTAAAGAGGTGTTTAAATCGTCCTTGAGCGGCAAGGTAGTCTCTCACAGGAACAATATTTTTAGGTCGATAGGTGATATTAAGCTCGGTGCCATTGATGATCTCATAAAGAGGGAAGACCAAAGAATCAACCGCCAAATCGCTCACTTCTACGGTCAAGTTGGACTCAAATTTCCACTCCGTGGTGCAAGCACTCATCGCATTGATAAAGGTAGGACCTTCGGTTTCAAGCGCCATTTTAAGTTTTTTGGCCATGTCCTTCCACTTGTTGGGAGCGACTTGCGCCACATAGGGAGCACCATGAGCAGCCATAATTTGGAGAATGTCTTTTTTCTTGTCTTTCTTTCCATAGCTCACACGACCCGCTGGGGTGGTGGTGGTACTCGCGCCAATAGGGGTCGAGCCGCTTCTTTGTCCTCCCGTGTTGGCGTAGACTTCGTTATCAAGACAGATATAAGTCATATTGTGACCGCGCTCAAAACAGCCGCTGATGTACTGAAACCCAATATCATAGGTCGAGCCATCTCCACCAAAGGCGACAAATTTGGGCTTTTTCTCGGAGTAGAGCTTGCCTTTGCGCTCCAGCGCCTTATACATCGCCTCGGCTCCTGCGACTGCGGTGGAGCTATTTTCAAAGCCAATGTGAATCCAAGGCACATCCCAAGAGGTGTAGGGGTAAACGGCGGTGCTCACTTCAAGACACCCTGTGGCGCTACTGAGAATCAAAGGATCGTCGGTGGCGTTGAGCACTTCGCGGACAATCATGCCGTGCGCACAACCAGGGCAAAGAAGGTGGGCTCCTTCGAAACGCTCCGCGGCTTTGGAGTATTGTTTAAGATTCTTAATCTCGTTCATTATCTTTCCTTGCTAGGGCTTAATTGAAGCCAAGTTTAGGTCCGCGAAGACCAATAAACTGCTGGGTGGGAACGGTGAGCTTGCCTGCATCGGCGTTTTGCTTCTGCTCTTTGTAGATCTGCAAAAGGTCTGACTGCTTCATATCGCGTCCGCCCAAGCCATAAATATAGTTGGTGAGGATAGGCCTTTTAGAGCCCTCGAATTGATAGAGAGCGGCGGCACACTCGTTAAAGAGCATTCCCATCGCTCCAGCAGGAAGACTTCGATCAAGGAAGGCCGCGGCTTTGCAATCTTTGAGTGCCTCAGCAATCATTTTGTAAGGAAAGGGGCGAAGCACGCGAAGTGAAACCACACCCGCTTTGATTCCCCCAGCTCTAGCCGCCTTAGCCGCGATTCTTGCCGATTCAACAGTGGTGCCAAGTGCGACGATAGCCACTTCAGCATCTTCCATGTCATACTCCTCAATCACCTTATACTCTCGCCCCGTAAGCTCCTTAAACTCTTTAAAGACCCGCTCAATCACAGGGAAAGCATTCATAAGGTCATTATGATGGCGTGCTTTGTGCTCGAAATGCCAGTCTTCTTCAGTTTGCGCCCCATAGGTGGCAGGCTTGCTGAAATCAAGCATAGGATTCTTGGGTTTATAGTCCCCAATAAAGGCATAAGCCTCATCATCTTGCAAGGGTCGCACGGTCTGTGCGGTGTGAGAACAGATGAATCCATCTTGATGCACCATCACAGGCAGTCTCACATCATAATCTTCAGCGATTTTAAACGCCATGAGATTGAAGTCGTAAGCCTCTTGAGGGTTATAGGTGCAGAGATTGACCCATCCTGCATCTCGACCCAAATACATATCAGAGTGATCACCATTCACGTTGAGAGGGGCAGCTAGAGCGCGATTCACAACATTCAGTACGATAGGAAGGCGCATCCCTGAAGCCTGATAGAGCACCTCCACCATGAGCGCAAAGCCCTGGGAGCTTGTCGCGGTGGCGACCCGACCTCCCGCTGCGGCTGCACCCACACAGCCACTCATGGCTGCGTGCTCTGATTCGACCATCACAAATTCACCATCAATGTAGCCATCCGCCAAGAAGCTACTGTAGTTCATCACAATAGGCGTGGAGGGCGTGATAGGATACGCCGCCACTACATCGATTCTCGCTTGTCTCATGGCGTGAGTCGCCGCCATGTTGCCATCCCACACCTCTATTTCGTGCAATTCCATCTTTTCTGCCATGGGGTATCCTTACTTTTTCTCTTCTTTTTTAGGCCAAGAAGCAAGGGCTGCCTCCTCGCTCTCGTGATCGTTAAACATCAAAAGGGACTTAGGGTTGGTGGGGCAGACGCTCACGCAAACACCACAGCCTTTGCAATGCACATAATCGACGCCTGTCATCTTCTCGCTTCTCACCAAAATTGAAGAATCGGGGCAGTAGAGCCAACAGAAGTAGCAGTGAATACAGCCCTCAGGATTGTAAACAGGCTTCTCTACGCGCCAGTGCGCTGTGCTTGCCGTGTAGGAGTTATCGGAGTTATAGTCTCTCTCTTCGGCGTGCTTTTCGACATTTTTCTCACCCTCTTTCTCAAAAGGAAAGAGTAGAGAACCAATTTCAAATTCATTCCAGCCTTTGTAGTTCACAATATCTCCTTACTTCACTTCATCATAGGCGCGCTTGATGGCGACCATGTTGGCATCAATCACTTTTTGGGGAAGCTTTTTGCCTAAGACTTTTTTGAAGGCGTTCAAAAAGAAGTCAAGCTCAAGCGCTCCAGAGACCTTGATGAAAGCGCCAAGCATCGGAGCATTAGGAATCGCTTTGCCCAAGGTGTCGAGCGAAATCTGAATACAGTCTAGCACATAGACCTCTTTGCCTGCCAAATCGGGCTTCTTAGCGAGGAGCTCCTCTTTGCTTAGGTGGGTGGTGATAATATATTTGGTGGAGGACTTTTCGTTGGCACAGATGTCGGTGATATAGGTTAAACCTGGATCAATCACCAAAACATAGTCGGGATTCATGAATTTTTCGTGGTTAAGAATCGCTTGATCATCGATTCGATTGTAGGCCGTCATGGCCGCCCCGCGCTTGGCCGAACCATAAAACGCAAACGCTTGAACCTCTTTGCCTGTTCCAGCGATCACGTCAGCCAAACCTTTTGCTCCCGTCACCGCGCCCTGACCAGCGCGGCTATGCCACCTTATTTCTAGCATTTCTCGGATTCTCCTAAATGTTTAAGCTAAAGCTTTTCAATTTTAGAGAAGCGGGACTTAAAACCCCCTTTGTTTTTCAAAAAGTAACGATTTTTCTTAAGCTTGAGTTACCCTTTGGATGTAGTAAACCGCCTCAAGCGCGTCTTTAGAGACATTAAGCGTGTATTTGCGTAACATCTCCTCTTCGGCATAGCCACTAAGCACTGCCACGCTCTTTATTCCCGCCTCTTGGGCCGCCAAAAGATCCAATGGGGTATCTCCCACCATCCAAGCACTCACTTCCTTGATTCCAATCTCGCTAAGCGCCTTAAATATGGGCTCTGGATGAGGCTTGGCATTCGTCACATCCTCGCGACCGACAATGCTTTTAAAGAAGTGGAGCACCTCAAAATACTCCAATAGCTCCCTAGAAAATCGTCCTGTTTTAGTCGTAACCACTCCAAGTGTTGCAAATTTACTCGCTTCAAGGATGGCTTCGCGCGCCTTAGGCAAAAGATTAGTCTTGGGCTTGGAAATAATCCGATAGTGCGCCTTGTAGTCAAGCACATGCTGAGTGATATTGACTTCGGGGACCCCAAGCCTCAAAAACATATCCTCTAAAGTGTGTCCAATGAGCTCTACTACCTTCCCTTGAGAGGGGATGGCTCCTCCGTTTTTCTCAAAGGCGACACAAAACCCCTCATAAACTGCTTCCGTCGAATCGATAAGTGTTCCATCTAGATCAAAAAGAATCACAGGGGTGTTTTGCATAAAGGCTCCTTAGTTTGAATTTTTCTCTCCCTAGCGATCACCCAGAGCACCAGCAAAAAGCCTGAGATCATTGCCAATGGATAGCTCAGCCAAATCCCCTGCAATCCGAAGAATCGAGGTAGTAGCTCCAGCCAAAAGAGGATGAAAACGAAATTATACGATAGCGAAATGACAAAGGAGACCAAAGAACGCCCGATGGATTGAAAAAAGACGGCACTAAGAATATTCAATCCCAAAAAAAGATAGCCCGCGTAGTAGATTCGCATCGCCTCCGCGCTCTCTTTTGCCAAAGGGGCGTCCAAAGGGAAAAAGAGCTCTGCTAAAAAAGGAGCAAAGCTCCATGACAGGGCGTAAAGCACGAATCCAAGGACAAGCGTGATCCCAAAAGAGAATCGAAAAACAGCCCTCACTCGATCATAAAATCCCGCCCCATGGTTGAAGCTTGCAATAGGTTGAAGCCCCTGCGAAGCAGCCACGAGTGCGGTCACCGCCATCACGCCAATGTAACTCACCGCGCCAAAGATCGCCACCCCCTCCTCTTTGGATATCTCCATGAGCTTGAGATTGAACAAAACCACCACAATTCCTGCGGCCGCCTCTGATAAAGCGGGAGCAACCCCATTGGCAAAAGCGCGAAAGACATAGGAGAATCGAAGCCTCAGCGAAGAAAAATAGATATTACCTCGCTTCAAGTAGAAGTGCCCCCCTAAAATCAAAAGCCCAATAAGATGCCCCAAAACCGTAGCTAGCGCCGCGCCAAAAAGCCCCCACGAAAAGATAAAGATAAAGAGATAATTGAGCACAATATTGCTCAAAGAGCCCACGACCATTGAGCTCATCGCCAAATAGGGCGCGCGGTCGTTGCGCACAAAAGCCTCTAGGAGTGGCTGCACCATCATAATAGGCGCAGCAAGAACAATCACCCCCAAATACTCCTTCACATAGGGTAGCAGCTTCTCTCCTGCCCCCAACCAAAGCGCCAAAGAATCGCGATAGGCAAAAAGCCCTAGGGCTAGCAATGAGGAGAGAAAGAGCATGAAAAGCGCCACCGAGCTAAAAATCTCTCTCGCCTCCTCATCATCCCCCCGCCCTAGCGCCATAGAGGCGAGAGCTGAGCCCCCGAAGCCAAAAAGAACCTCTAGGCTCATAAAGAGATAAAAGAGAGGGACACAGAGATTCACCGCCGCCAATCCCAAAGGTCCTACGCCACGCCCCACGAAAATTCCGTCAAAGAACACATAGGTGGAGAGGATGAAGAGCCCAAAGAGCGCAGGAAAAAAATAGGAGAAGAAGAGTTTAGGGATAGAATCGCGTGAAAGATCGATGGATGACATGAGAAAATACCTTTTGAATGATTGCCCAAAAAGAGAAGAGGGGGAGAGCGAGGAGAAAAAAGGAGAGGAGAGCCCCCTCCTTGGATAAGATTCTTATCTCTTGGAGAACTGGGGGCTTCTTCGCGCCTTTCGCTTTCCATATTTCTTTCGTTCGACCACTCTGGAATCTCGAGTCAAGAGGCCTTTGGGCTTAAGAATCGCTCTAAAGGCAATGTCATAAGCAGAAAGTGCCTTGGAGATTCCATGTCGCAAAGCCTCAGCCTGAGCAGAATATCCGCCGCCAAGTGTTACAGAGACGATATCGACGCTCTTCTCTTGTTTGGTAAGAAGAAGGGGTTGCATGACCTTCATTTTGATCGCTTCATGTCCGCCAAGCCAGTCATTGAGAGTGGTTCCATTGACGGTTAGCTTGCCGCTACCTGGGGTGAGCCATACTTTAGCGATCGCTGTTTTTCTTTTTCCGGTTGCATAAATCTTTGCCATTTCTCTCTATCCTTACTTCGTTACTTGTGCGGTATGGGGATGCTCAGCACCAGCATACACTTTGAGCTTTTTGAGCATCGCTCGACCTAGCTTGGTCTTGGGCAACATCCCTCTAGCCGCGAGTCGGAAAAGCTTCTCAGGATTCTTCTCCAAAAGCTCTTGAAGAGTTTGAGATTTAGTGCTACCGAAATAGCCAGAGTGCGTGAAGTACTCTTTCGCTTCGAGTTTCAAACCGCTGAAAACCACCTTGGATGCGTTGACGATAACGACGAAATCGCCGCAATCCACATGAGGGGTATAGTCAGGTCGGTGCTTGCCTCTAAGAAGAGTAGCCACTTGAGTCATGAGACGACCGAAAGTCTTGCCTTCGGCATCCAGCACGACCCATTCGCGCTTGATTTCATTAGCTTTCGCCATTTTTGTCATGTTCATGATTATGCCTCTTGGGTATATTTGCCTAGGCGAAGGAGAGCCTTGCCAAAACGTGGGGGAATTGTAGGGGAATTTGACTTTATTTAGACTTAAATTAAGGTTTTTCTAAAAATTAAATTTCAACTGGAAACTCTAGGGTTTTTTGAGAGGATTCTCAATCTTCCAGCCCCGCTCATAGTGCTTCTCCTGCTCTTCTAGGAGGCGTTTTTTGGGATCATCAAGCTCCCAAGCCTCATCAAACTTTTTTTTGATGATATCCTCAATCGATTCTTCGCTCTCGCCCACCACGCCATCAGACTCAAAAATCTCTCGAATCACCGCATAGAGCTGAATGTCTTGAGTGATAATCTCTAATGCCTTTTGACGATCGGTGATATACTCCTCATAGCTCTTTTGATACTCCTCTAGCCGCAATTGAATACGATCAAAGACACTATCGGCAAGATTTTGAGGCTCGATTCTCTCTCGCAGGATTTTTTGGGCTTTTTTGAGCTCCTCTTCATGCACCTGATGATCAAAATAGATCGCCACGGGCAAAATCACCATCAAGCGCTCGACCCCGATTCCAAGGGAGCGCGTCTGCCAGTAGAGAAAAAGACGAGAGAGAAGCGAATCCATTCCTAGTCTCGCAAGATTTCCGTGCCAATTCCCTCGCTAGTGAAAAGCTCCAAAAGAAGCGAGTGTTCGACACGACCATCGATGATGTGTGCCTTCTCTACGCCTCCTTTGACGCACTCCACGCAAGCGTCCACCTTGGGAATCATCCCGCCATTAATCACGCCTGAGCGCTTATTCTCCTCCACCTCGCTGAGTGTTAAGCTCTCCATCAAGCTCCCCTCGCCATCAAGCACTCCTTGGGTGTCGGTGAGAAAGATCACTTTGCGTGCTTTGATTGCCTTGGCAATCTCGCTCGCAGCCGTGTCGGCATTGATATTGTAGCCCGGATGTCCCGCCTCTTCGCCCTCGGCCACAGGCGCGATCACGGGAACAAAGCCCTTCTCAAGGAGGTTATAGATGATCTCTGCTTTCACCTCTTTGACTTCGCCCGTGTAGCCAAAGCGCCCTCCATCTTTAGGCTCGGCTCGTAGCAATGAAGAATCTTTGCCGCTGATTCCCACCGCCTTGACTCCGTGATGATTCAAAAAGGAGGTGATCTCTTTATTGATATCGCCGCTTAGCACCATCTCCACGATCTTCATTGAATCAATGCAGGTGATTCGATGCCCCTCCACAAACTTGCTCTCAATTCCTAGCTTTCCCAAAAGATCCGTGATCTTCTTGCCTCCGCCATGCACAATCACAGGCTTAATTCCGAGCATATAGAGGAGGACGATATCGATGGCAAACTGCTCTTTGAGCGTGGGATTAATCTGGGCGGCTCCCCCATATTTGATCACCATCGTGCTGCCGCTAAAGAGCTTGATATGAGGAAGAGAATCCAGGAGGATACTGACGATTTTGGAACGCTTTTGCATGATTTGACTCGCTTTGCTAAAGGGGCAATCCCCTTGTTATAAGCCCGACAAAAAGCCTTGAGAAGGGGGATTTTGCAGGGTAAATAGAGGGACTATTATAGCAGGTTTACAGGGGAATTGAGCCGCTCCCCTCAAAGAGGCTCTGGCGCTATCACCCCTTGGCAACTAGAGCCAAGCCCCGCGGTGCAAGCATAACAGTGCTCACCAAAAACCACACGGCGCTTTAGCGACTTTTGGATAAGCATCTCCTCTAGACTCTTCGCCCCTTGCGCCTCCAAAGAGAGCATCTGGTTAAAGTCGCAATCATAGATTCGCCCCTCATAGGAGACGGAGATTTGAGAGCGGCACATGAGGTGGGGGGTGGCGCTTGGATTGAAGTGGGTTCTAAGAAGCGTCTCATATTCTAGGAGCTCACCTGACCTCTCTAAAGAATCACGGAATCGTCCGATGGGAATATTGTTCATGCTCAAAAGCCGATGGAAGAAAATCTCCTCTTTTTCAAAGAGCTGCTCCTTGTAAAGGCGCTCTAGCTCCATCACCCTAGGGGGTAAAAAGGGACCGCTTGGATTGTAGACAAAATCGAGCTTCAAGTCGGGATTTTTCCCATAACCCAGCGCATTGAGCCGTTTGATCACTTCAATAGAATCTCCATAAACCCCCCTTCCTCGCACCCTATCCACCTCCTCCTCGCTCACCTCAGGAAGTGATGCGACGAGTTCGACTTTGTGTTTGGCATAAAACTCCGCCAAATGCTCCCATGGCGACTCTTTTAAAATCACCAAATTGGTGCGCACAATGAGGCGAGAGGCGACCTTGGATCCCTCATGGATGAGCCACTCAAAGTGCGGATTCATCTCAGGTGCTCCCCCTGTAATATCCAGCGTCTCAAAGCCGTGTCGAACAAAAAGCTCTAAAGCCTTTTTCATCACTTCTTGGCTCATCTGCTCCCTGCGGTTGGGCCCTGCTTCCACATGGCAGTGGCGACAGGCAAGGTTGCACACTTTGCCTAGATTGAGCTGCATGGTGTGGAGCTTTTGGGTCTCTTTCAAGGAATCAGAGATTCGCTCCCCAAAGGGAGTGGAATCGGAATAAGAGACCACCAAGGCTTCCTTGGGGGTGGCGGGATTTCCGCGCTCTATTCGCTCTCCATAGGAGAGAAAAGCAGGAGAATCCTCCCCCCAGATGGCGCGAAACTCTTTGATGAACGCCTCTGAATCGTAATTTAGCTCGATGGCATCAATGAATAGCCCCTCAAAATAGGTGCCATAGAGCCTTTGAAAAGGAGCTTTTTGAGTGGAGATGCGCGTAATAACTCCCGAACCAAGCGAGGGGAAATTGGGTAACCCCGCAGCCCCATTGTTGATCACCACGCCATGAGGAAGGGCTAGCAAAGCCGCCCCGCAAGTGTGCGAGGAGGCCAAAATGCTCACTTCATTCTCTTTGAGCCAATCCTCTAACTCCCTCTGTCGCTTGGGGTTTTGAAGATTCTCTTTGGAGCACATCCAGCCCGCTAGACTCTTTTCATCCCCATGCGTCACCGCCACCTTTTTGCCTCCGACCCAAAGCCCAATATTCTTAGCGCGTGCACCCAAACGCTCTTTATACCCCCTCAAAGAAGAATCGACCCTCTCGCGCAACCTTTCATGAATCGCATTCGCCCACTTAACCGTAAGCGAGGAGGTCCAAGAAGGATAGAAGCAGCCACACCCTGCCTCACTCTTCTCTTGGCGCGCCAGCTCCACTTCAACATTGCCATTGAGCAGAATATAGTCGGCGATTCCCTCTTCGATTCTCACAAATGACTCAACGCTTGCATCAAACCAGTGAATGTCTCCATTAAACACCACCAGAGCCTCAGGCTCAACAAGGGATTTAAGGGCTTGAAGCGCCTGAAAATTCCCATAAAGCCCTCCGACCACATAGAGCGTCTCACACGAGGGCGATTCTTCCCAAGAAAATTGAAGAGCGTAGTCGCTAGGACAGTACTCCATCATCGATTTTTCCAAAGCGAAGGGAGCCAATAGGCAATCACGCAGAGAATCAGTCCATAAAAATTGACCCCCAAAAGCATCGCCGAATCTCCCTCTCCGATCTTAAGAAACTCAGGCAATCCCCCCAGCACTAGCCAGATTCCAAGGGCAATACCCAGCCAAAAGCTCAAATGAAATCCAAGAGGCGTAGGACGAATCCAGCCATGCAGCATGAACACTGGCGCTAGCCCGATCACCATCGTCCCGCTAATCGTGGTCGCTTTTAAAATATCCGTCCCCAAGAACATAGGAATATTCCCAAAAATCGCAAAAATGACCATGGCGATCATCCCCACCCCAATAGCCTTAGCGCCTAGATTCTTCCCTAAAAGCTCTGCCAAATCCCTGCCCACAAGCTTAGAGAGACTAGAGAAGGTCGAATCAAGAGTCGATCCCGCCGCAATCACCATGACGACAGTCATCACTAAAAGCGCCCCCGTCCCCATCGAACCCGCTAGTGCGGCTGGAACATTTCCGCTGGCTGTAAGCCCGATAAGCTTGGCATGAATCCCTACAAAACTAAAAAGCACGATGGCGATAAATCCTAAAATCCCCGAAATCACAAACGCCCTCAACATCGTCTTTTCTTCACAGATGAACCCTCGATCCGTGAGCACGGGATCATGAAAAGGGTAACTAAAGAGCTGAAGCGCGGCCACAAGGAGCAGATCGACTCCCGCCTCCAATCTCCAATCCCCTGTGCCAAGAAGAGTGGGGAGAGTGTTTTGAGGCAAAATATCACCCATCACCCAGGCTAGGAGCAGGATAAAGATGAGCGCCTGCGCGACATCCGTCATGATAGAGCCTCTAAGTCCTCCCCTTAGAGAGTAAAGGAGTGTGATGAGTGTGAAAAGAAGCGCGGCGATGATGAATCCTTGGCTCCCGCTTGCCCCATAATAACCCCCCACTACCGCTGTGTTGCTCCAAACCTCATTAAAGAGGCGAATAAGAATCGCGGCACTGAAAGCAAATGCAGCCCACTGCCCATAGTGGGTCGTCAAAAATTCGACCAGCCCTCTAGCGCCAAACTTGGTGCGCAGGCGATAGATGGCTAGCCCAGCGATGGGAATGCAAAGCCAATAAGTTGCATAGGCGATTCCACCCACAATCCCATACTTCGCACCCAAGTTGGCCGCATTGGTGATGGACTTAGCAAAAATCCAACTAATAAAAATACTGCTTGTAAGCAGGGGCATAGAGATGCTTTTTCCAAGGGCACTCTCGCCATTGAAAAAGCTTCCAATGGTTTGCGCGCGCGGAGAGAGGAGATACATGACGATTCCATAAATCGCCAAGAATCCCCAAAAATAGAGACCGTAGTGTTCCATTGAGTGAATTTCCTTTTTGATTGAGTCCGCTTGAGGATAAAAGGGTGTTTTCTAAACCTAGAAACTAAAGCAAAGAGAGCAAAGATCGCCCCTATGCCCTTAAAGATGGTGTATTATAGACAAATCCAATTCCTAAAATCAATCGAAATCCAAAAGGAGTCTCATGAAAATAGCGATTTTAGATGCCCTCACCCTGGGGGGATGCGACCTAGAATCTCTCTCTAAGTGGGGTGAGTTGACCCTCTATCCCACCACCTCCAAAGAGGAGCGCCTAGCGCACTCTCAAGGCCAGACGATTCTCATCACCAACAAGGTGGTGCTAGATGAAGAGATTCTCTCTCAGCTTCCCGACCTC comes from Wolinella succinogenes DSM 1740 and encodes:
- the argB gene encoding acetylglutamate kinase — encoded protein: MQKRSKIVSILLDSLPHIKLFSGSTMVIKYGGAAQINPTLKEQFAIDIVLLYMLGIKPVIVHGGGKKITDLLGKLGIESKFVEGHRITCIDSMKIVEMVLSGDINKEITSFLNHHGVKAVGISGKDSSLLRAEPKDGGRFGYTGEVKEVKAEIIYNLLEKGFVPVIAPVAEGEEAGHPGYNINADTAASEIAKAIKARKVIFLTDTQGVLDGEGSLMESLTLSEVEENKRSGVINGGMIPKVDACVECVKGGVEKAHIIDGRVEHSLLLELFTSEGIGTEILRD
- the rplM gene encoding 50S ribosomal protein L13, whose protein sequence is MTKMAKANEIKREWVVLDAEGKTFGRLMTQVATLLRGKHRPDYTPHVDCGDFVVIVNASKVVFSGLKLEAKEYFTHSGYFGSTKSQTLQELLEKNPEKLFRLAARGMLPKTKLGRAMLKKLKVYAGAEHPHTAQVTK
- a CDS encoding HAD family hydrolase, yielding MQNTPVILFDLDGTLIDSTEAVYEGFCVAFEKNGGAIPSQGKVVELIGHTLEDMFLRLGVPEVNITQHVLDYKAHYRIISKPKTNLLPKAREAILEASKFATLGVVTTKTGRFSRELLEYFEVLHFFKSIVGREDVTNAKPHPEPIFKALSEIGIKEVSAWMVGDTPLDLLAAQEAGIKSVAVLSGYAEEEMLRKYTLNVSKDALEAVYYIQRVTQA
- a CDS encoding 4Fe-4S dicluster-binding protein, translated to MNYKGWNEFEIGSLLFPFEKEGEKNVEKHAEERDYNSDNSYTASTAHWRVEKPVYNPEGCIHCYFCWLYCPDSSILVRSEKMTGVDYVHCKGCGVCVSVCPTNPKSLLMFNDHESEEAALASWPKKEEKK
- the rpsI gene encoding 30S ribosomal protein S9; translation: MAKIYATGKRKTAIAKVWLTPGSGKLTVNGTTLNDWLGGHEAIKMKVMQPLLLTKQEKSVDIVSVTLGGGYSAQAEALRHGISKALSAYDIAFRAILKPKGLLTRDSRVVERKKYGKRKARRSPQFSKR
- the arsS gene encoding arsenosugar biosynthesis radical SAM (seleno)protein ArsS (Some members of this family are selenoproteins.); its protein translation is MMEYCPSDYALQFSWEESPSCETLYVVGGLYGNFQALQALKSLVEPEALVVFNGDIHWFDASVESFVRIEEGIADYILLNGNVEVELARQEKSEAGCGCFYPSWTSSLTVKWANAIHERLRERVDSSLRGYKERLGARAKNIGLWVGGKKVAVTHGDEKSLAGWMCSKENLQNPKRQRELEDWLKENEVSILASSHTCGAALLALPHGVVINNGAAGLPNFPSLGSGVITRISTQKAPFQRLYGTYFEGLFIDAIELNYDSEAFIKEFRAIWGEDSPAFLSYGERIERGNPATPKEALVVSYSDSTPFGERISDSLKETQKLHTMQLNLGKVCNLACRHCHVEAGPNRREQMSQEVMKKALELFVRHGFETLDITGGAPEMNPHFEWLIHEGSKVASRLIVRTNLVILKESPWEHLAEFYAKHKVELVASLPEVSEEEVDRVRGRGVYGDSIEVIKRLNALGYGKNPDLKLDFVYNPSGPFLPPRVMELERLYKEQLFEKEEIFFHRLLSMNNIPIGRFRDSLERSGELLEYETLLRTHFNPSATPHLMCRSQISVSYEGRIYDCDFNQMLSLEAQGAKSLEEMLIQKSLKRRVVFGEHCYACTAGLGSSCQGVIAPEPL
- a CDS encoding thiamine pyrophosphate-dependent enzyme, with translation MNEIKNLKQYSKAAERFEGAHLLCPGCAHGMIVREVLNATDDPLILSSATGCLEVSTAVYPYTSWDVPWIHIGFENSSTAVAGAEAMYKALERKGKLYSEKKPKFVAFGGDGSTYDIGFQYISGCFERGHNMTYICLDNEVYANTGGQRSGSTPIGASTTTTPAGRVSYGKKDKKKDILQIMAAHGAPYVAQVAPNKWKDMAKKLKMALETEGPTFINAMSACTTEWKFESNLTVEVSDLAVDSLVFPLYEIINGTELNITYRPKNIVPVRDYLAAQGRFKHLFKKENEHIIEQWQKEVDARWVYLQKREEARV
- a CDS encoding pyruvate flavodoxin oxidoreductase subunit gamma, whose protein sequence is MLEIRWHSRAGQGAVTGAKGLADVIAGTGKEVQAFAFYGSAKRGAAMTAYNRIDDQAILNHEKFMNPDYVLVIDPGLTYITDICANEKSSTKYIITTHLSKEELLAKKPDLAGKEVYVLDCIQISLDTLGKAIPNAPMLGAFIKVSGALELDFFLNAFKKVLGKKLPQKVIDANMVAIKRAYDEVK
- a CDS encoding 2-oxoacid:ferredoxin oxidoreductase subunit alpha encodes the protein MAEKMELHEIEVWDGNMAATHAMRQARIDVVAAYPITPSTPIVMNYSSFLADGYIDGEFVMVESEHAAMSGCVGAAAAGGRVATATSSQGFALMVEVLYQASGMRLPIVLNVVNRALAAPLNVNGDHSDMYLGRDAGWVNLCTYNPQEAYDFNLMAFKIAEDYDVRLPVMVHQDGFICSHTAQTVRPLQDDEAYAFIGDYKPKNPMLDFSKPATYGAQTEEDWHFEHKARHHNDLMNAFPVIERVFKEFKELTGREYKVIEEYDMEDAEVAIVALGTTVESARIAAKAARAGGIKAGVVSLRVLRPFPYKMIAEALKDCKAAAFLDRSLPAGAMGMLFNECAAALYQFEGSKRPILTNYIYGLGGRDMKQSDLLQIYKEQKQNADAGKLTVPTQQFIGLRGPKLGFN
- a CDS encoding sodium:solute symporter encodes the protein MEHYGLYFWGFLAIYGIVMYLLSPRAQTIGSFFNGESALGKSISMPLLTSSIFISWIFAKSITNAANLGAKYGIVGGIAYATYWLCIPIAGLAIYRLRTKFGARGLVEFLTTHYGQWAAFAFSAAILIRLFNEVWSNTAVVGGYYGASGSQGFIIAALLFTLITLLYSLRGGLRGSIMTDVAQALIFILLLAWVMGDILPQNTLPTLLGTGDWRLEAGVDLLLVAALQLFSYPFHDPVLTDRGFICEEKTMLRAFVISGILGFIAIVLFSFVGIHAKLIGLTASGNVPAALAGSMGTGALLVMTVVMVIAAGSTLDSTFSSLSKLVGRDLAELLGKNLGAKAIGVGMIAMVIFAIFGNIPMFLGTDILKATTISGTMVIGLAPVFMLHGWIRPTPLGFHLSFWLGIALGIWLVLGGLPEFLKIGEGDSAMLLGVNFYGLILCVIAYWLPSLWKNR
- a CDS encoding MATE family efflux transporter, translating into MSSIDLSRDSIPKLFFSYFFPALFGLFILSTYVFFDGIFVGRGVGPLGLAAVNLCVPLFYLFMSLEVLFGFGGSALASMALGRGDDEEAREIFSSVALFMLFLSSLLALGLFAYRDSLALWLGAGEKLLPYVKEYLGVIVLAAPIMMVQPLLEAFVRNDRAPYLAMSSMVVGSLSNIVLNYLFIFIFSWGLFGAALATVLGHLIGLLILGGHFYLKRGNIYFSSLRLRFSYVFRAFANGVAPALSEAAAGIVVVLFNLKLMEISKEEGVAIFGAVSYIGVMAVTALVAASQGLQPIASFNHGAGFYDRVRAVFRFSFGITLVLGFVLYALSWSFAPFLAELFFPLDAPLAKESAEAMRIYYAGYLFLGLNILSAVFFQSIGRSLVSFVISLSYNFVFILFWLELLPRFFGLQGIWLSYPLAMISGFLLVLWVIARERKIQTKEPLCKTPL